One window of Dermacentor albipictus isolate Rhodes 1998 colony chromosome 9, USDA_Dalb.pri_finalv2, whole genome shotgun sequence genomic DNA carries:
- the LOC139046766 gene encoding uncharacterized protein — MRPLSRKKKVLLVMKMMTLLLMLKRRRRRYLRQPRRWWVRPVFAARKQEGLYYTAMRRMREGDHAFFFKFYRMTPQMFDTLLTFVVADLTRQNFIREPLEPAERLAIALSYLASGQDICNVALAYRVGIETARMCIHVTCRSLWARLKDHYMKVPSRAEWEKIAQGFSMRWQFPNCLGAVDGKHVAIVSPPNSGSVYFNYKGTFSVVLMAVVDSDCKYTLIDVGAEGRLSDGGTFKNSEFGRALTQGDLDIPSLNRLPGSATNAPYAFVGDEAFQLREDFLRPYPARQLDDERRVFNYRLSRARRCAENAFGITAARWRILLRTIHLKPKNVDFVIKAACILHNFLTVHNPQSHKFTDTEDSFGNLVAGQWRQGVQQASGNNSEPQFFPIKATHCRNYLGNAAAARNLFAAYFCSSAGEVPWQWNLPGVSKEAVLKRLREQTHLTIQ, encoded by the exons ATGAGACCGTTgtccagaaaaaagaaagtgttgctTGTCATGAAAATGATGACGTTGCTGCTAATGCTGAAGAGAAGGCGACGTCGGTACCTGCGGCAACCGCGACGATGGTGGGTTCGGCCCGTGTTTGCAGCACGCAAGCAAGAAGGACTTTACTACACAGCA ATGCGCCGTATGCGTGAAGGCGACCACGCCTTCTTCTTCAAGTTTTACCGCATGACGCCTCAGATGTTTGACACATTGCTGACATTTGTTGTAGCTGACCTAACTCGTCAGAACTTCATCAGAGAACCCTTGGAGCCGGCTGAACGGCTGGCAATAGCATTAAG TTACCTGGCATCAGGTCAAGATATCTGCAATGTCGCGCTTGCGTATCGTGTTGGCATTGAAACTGCACGAATGTGCATACACGTCACATGTCGGTCCCTCTGGGCACGACTGAAGGATCACTATATGAAG GTACCCAGCAGAGCTGAGTGGGAGAAGATAGCCCAGGGCTTTTCGATGCGATGGCAGTTCCCAAACTGCCTAGGTGCTGTGGACGGCAAACATGTTGCCATTGTTAGCCCTCCTAACTCTGGCAGCGTCTACTTCAACTACAAG GGCACATTCTCTGTGGTCCTAATGGCTGTGGTCGACAGTGACTGCAAGTACACCCTCATCGATGTGGGAGCCGAGGGTCGCCTCAGTGATGGTGGCACATTCAAAAACTCAGAGTTTGGACGTGCCCTCACTCAAGGAGACTTGGATATACCATCACTGAATCGGCTTCCTGGCTCTGCAACAAATGCACCATATGCCTTCGTAGGCGACGAGGCCTTTCAGCTGAGAGAGGATTTTCTTCGTCCTTATCCAGCCAGGCAGCTTGATGATGAAAGACGGGTCTTCAACTATAGGCTAAGCCGAGCAAG GCGCTGTGCAGAGAACGCATTTGGGATAACGGCGGCCAGATGGAGAATTCTGCTACGTACCATCCACTTGAAACCGAAGAATGTGGACTTCGTTATCAAGGCTGCTTGTATTctccacaattttctcactgTCCACAACCCACAGTCACACAAGTTCACCGATACAGAGGACAGCTTTGGTAACCTCGTCGCAGGACAGTGGCGACAAGGTGTCCAACAAGCATCGGGAAACAACTCGGAACCCCAGTTCTTCCCGATAAAGGCAACACATTGCAGGAACTACCTTGGTAATGCGGCAGCTGCCAGGAACCTTTTCGCAGCATACTTTTGTAGCAGTGCTGGGGAGGTTCCTTGGCAATGGAATCTCCCTGGGGTGTCCAAAGAAGCAGTTCTCAAGCGGCTACGGGAGCAGACACATCTAACAATTCAGTGA